One segment of Macrotis lagotis isolate mMagLag1 chromosome 1, bilby.v1.9.chrom.fasta, whole genome shotgun sequence DNA contains the following:
- the LOC141509049 gene encoding binder of sperm protein homolog 2-like encodes MVLERGLLVGWVCLLFCLLGVHADLTSYRQFRPSPAQVNKPCVFPFIYRNEKYYQCTTVNSNYAWCSVEYIFYGKWRYCTSTDPPECKFPFLFRKKLYHDCTKDGYVLGRSWCSLTHNYNKHGLWKPCSPNDL; translated from the exons ATGGTTCTGGAGAGAGGTTTGCTGGTGGGCTGGGTATGCCTACTTTTCTGCCTCCTTGGGGTCCATGCAG ACTTGACCAGCTATAGACAATTTCGACCCAGTCCAG CCCAGGTCAACAAGCCATGTGTCTTTCCATTCATCTATCGGAATGAGAAGTATTATCAGTGCACCACAGTGAATAGCAATTATGCCTGGTGTTCTGTGGAATACATCTTCTACGGGAAGTGGCGTTACTGCACTAGTACTG ACCCCCCAGAATGTAAGTTTCCCTTCCTCTTCCGGAAGAAGCTGTATCATGACTGCACGAAGGATGGGTATGTGCTGGGCAGGTCCTGGTGTTCTCTGACACACAACTACAACAAGCATGGACTATGGAAGCCTTGTTCACCCAATG ATTTGTGA